Proteins encoded within one genomic window of Oscarella lobularis chromosome 6, ooOscLobu1.1, whole genome shotgun sequence:
- the LOC136188491 gene encoding myosin heavy chain, clone 203-like gives MAEAEPKKTQDVIAEIEGEDVDENVQKLLKAAADSLQKAKEFGCNKALIDEALELIRCESSLSEIVEAVQLGFDLLIEELSLSEKEISTLGQRLSTEKKRSEVQNGIITALRSGDSTAKSESYEAQLENERANVTLANARATRANRQAEDVRKELRKKERDCRDQAKLVVTLKKTIDQLKEKAESRKKAISDMSKMREEALDKLLTKRIGAVLTKVEKLETDLAAEKTNL, from the coding sequence ATGGCAGAAGCTGAGCCTAAAAAAACGCAAGACGTCATCGCAGAGATAGAAGgcgaggacgtcgacgagaacgttcaGAAACTGCTCAAGGCGGCGGCTGATTCTCTCCAAAAGGCCAAGGAGTTTGGTTGCAATAAGGCTTTGATAGACGAAGCTCTCGAATTGATTCGTTGtgaatcgtcgctctcggAGATAGTTGAAGCTGTTCAGCTGGGTTTCGATTTGCTTATTGAAGAGCTGTCTctttctgaaaaagaaatttcgacGCTGGGACAGCGTCTGAGCactgaaaagaagagaagcgaagTTCAGAACGGGATTATCACTGCGCTTCGTTCCGGCGATTCGACGGCCAAATCAGAATCATATGAGGCTCAGCTCGAAAATGAGCGCGCAAATGTGACTCTAGCGAATGCCAGGGCTACGAGAGCAAACAGACAAGCGGAAGACGTGCGCAAGGAGCTACGGAAGAAGGAAAGGGACTGTAGAGACCAAGCAAAATTGGTAGTGACACTGAAGAAAACAATCGATCAGCTTAAGGAAAAGGCAGAGAGTcgaaagaaagcaatcaGTGACATGTCAAAAATGCGTGAGGAAGCCTTGGACAAATTACTTACAAAGAGAATAGGTGCAGTATTGACGAAAGTTGAAAAATTGGAAACAGATCTAGCGGCGGAAAAGACGAATCTTTAA
- the LOC136188475 gene encoding kinesin-like protein KIF23: MYAAYDSFYIRLDEDNVYAVFVSFVEMYNNYIYDLLEEPDADEVHQKPPQWKNLREDHRHNMYVSGANEYEVKSTEEAYELLWRGQQRRRVAQTQLNQESSRSHSVFTIRVVQAPVDATGAEILNEKSAVSISRLSLVDLAGSERASRTQACGGKLKEAGNINAALMVLQTLRDNQMNGTSRIVPYRDSKLAHIFKNYFDGEGKVRMIVCISPTADEYDESLHVMRFAELAQEVEVAKPSVMRSLENGLEPGRRNAHKLYKEAMERLEEMERKAAEAPVEAAHRPFEPLPPHEPITFTFPHIAAPEKDHYVVRFGYINAVAC, encoded by the exons ATGTATGCGGCTTATGATAGCTTCTATATTAGA TTGGATGAAGACAATGTCTACGCAGTCTTCGTATCATTTGTGGAGATGTACAACAACTACATCTATGACCTATTGGAGGAACCAGACGCAGACGAAGTTCATCAGAA ACCGCCTCAATGGAAGAACTTGAGAGAAGATCATCGTCACAATATGTACGTGAGTGGCGCGAACGAATACGAAGTGAAGAGCACGGAAGAGGCGTACGAGTTGCTATGGCGAGGCCaacagcgacgacgcgtcgctcAGACTCAGCTCAATCAAGAGTCGAGTCGAAGTCACAGCGTCTTTacgattcgcgtcgttcaagcgcccgtcgacgcgacgggaGCGGAAATATTGAACGAGAAGAGTGCCGTCTCGATTAGTCGGCtgtcgctcgtcgatttggctGGATCGGAGAGAGCGAGTCGCACTCAAGCGTGTGGAGGAAAACTTAAAGAAGCCG GCAATATCAATGCTGCTCTGATGGTTCTTCAAACGCTTCGGGACAATCAAATGAACGGAACGAGTCGCATCGTTCCGTACAGAGATTCGAAATTGGCGCACATTTTTAAGAACTATTTCGATGGCGAAGGAAAG gTCAGGATGATTGTATGTATCAGTCCAACGGCGGATGAATATGACGAGAGTCTG CACGTGATGCGTTTTGCAGAATTGGCGCAGGAAGTGGAAGTGGCGAAACCATCTGTCATGAGGTCATTGGAGAATGGCTTAGAGCCAGGCAGACGAAATG CTCACAAACTCTACAAGGAGGCAATGGAGCGATTGgaagaaatggaaagaaAAG CAGCTGAAGCTCCAGTGGAAGCGGCTCATCGACCATTTGAACCGTTGCCACCTCATGAGCCAATCACATTCACTTTCCCACATATTGCGGCTCCGGAA AAGGATCATTATGTTGTTAGATTCGGTTATATTAACGCAGTTGCATGTTGA
- the LOC136188474 gene encoding protrudin-like, with protein sequence MGEEIRNLFYWKRPSGYSLVGLLGWLGYVFVSWRVPLLFCVIWLFTRNEKMIEILFKKTDAASIPVDSASDLSGDSGEDRKTTPKSDDNDDTEINEDAMRKSHVLIQDSSERSDSENSSDSETESRVLSVASEPEVARKRLSGFSRFPRRRNRGGDNDNDDHEGVILSGLRCFQCTSRLPQSYENCPRCGETFCSSCCCHAVKKALFEATAPGAAEETVSVCLKCYMSFQRR encoded by the coding sequence ATGGGAGAAGAAATACGAAATTTGTTTTATTGGAAAAGACCAAGTGGATATTCACTTGTGGGACTTCTTGGTTGGCTTGGCTACGTTTTCGTATCGTGGCGCGTTCCCTTGCTCTTTTGCGTCATATGGCTTTTTacgagaaatgaaaaaatgattgaaattctttttaAGAAGACGGATGCTGCTTCGATTCCCGTTGATTCCGCTTCGGATCTGAGTGGAGACAGTGGAGAAGATCGCAAAACAACGCCCAAGTCGGATGACAACGATGATACCGAAATAAATGAAGATGCCATGCGAAAAAGTCACGTTCTAATTCAAGATTCATCTGAAAGAAGTGACAGTGAAAACAGTAGTGACAGCGAAACGGAATCTAGAGTACTTTCCGTTGCATCGGAACCGGAAGTAGCGAGGAAGAGACTGTCTGgtttttctcgtttcccTCGAAGGCGAAATCGCGGCGGCGATaatgacaacgacgatcaCGAAGGAGTTATTTTGAGCGGTTTGAGGTGTTTTCAGTGTACGAGCAGATTGCCACAGTCGTATGAGAATTGTCCTCGTTGTGGCGAGACGTTTTGTTCGTCTTGCTGCTGTCATGCCGTGAAGAAGGCGCtgttcgaagcgacggcacCTGGTGCCGCCGAAGAAACTGTTTCCGTGTGTCTAAAGTGTTACATGAGTTTTCAAAGAAGATAA
- the LOC136188488 gene encoding lysine-specific demethylase 4A-like, whose translation MVAAKYSASEFAWANVVGIESAMYYVVLFDDGSISHNVRPADVKCRSQNLPEENQRVAIFWSDGERYWGKFLRATRQPKYKVRFLCGRTTTVESDEIFEMGRVPKKVKFVKALWNTSPSPGPARLLIEDPLTLF comes from the exons ATGGTAGCGGCCAAATATTCGGCGTCAGA ATTCGCTTGGGCAAACGTTGTCGGCATCGAATCCGCCATGTACTACGTCGTTTTATTCGACGACGGGTCTATCAGTCACAACGTTCGACCTGCAGACGTCAAG TGCCGCTCGCAAAATTTGcctgaagaaaatcaaagagtTGCAATCTTTTGGTCAGACGGGGAAAGGTATTGGGGGAAATTTCTACGAGCTACTCGTCAGCCCAAGTACAAA GTAAGATTTCTCTGCGGGCGAACAACCACggtcgaaagcgacgagattTTCGAAATGGGACGCGTGCCGAAGAAAGTCAAATTTGTCAAGGCTCTTTGGAatacgtcgccgtcgcctggGCCAGC ccGCTTATTAATTGAAGACCCTCTG ACCCTATTTTGA
- the LOC136188243 gene encoding talin-like: MIVYDACKMIRERIGKQPGAGQGHGLFLANEDPKRDVSLENGRTLDFYLLKPGDLLEYKNKMRQLRVRMMDESLLKKILVIEFFFYFLFTLMTVLLLISS, encoded by the exons ATGATCGTCTACGACGCATGCAAGATGATTCGCGAGCGAATCGGCAAACAGCCTGGGGCCG GACAAGGACACGGCTTATTTTTGGCCAATGAGGACCCCAAACGAGACGTGTCGCTCGAAAATGGGCGCACTCTCGATTTTTATCTTCTGAAACCGGGc GATTTGCTTGAGTATAAGAACAAGATGAGACAACTTCGTGTGAGAATGATGGACGAATCTCTGTTGAAGAAAATATTagttattgaatttttcttttatttccTGTTTACGTTGATGACAGTTTTACTGTTGATCAGCTCGTGA
- the LOC136188241 gene encoding talin-like translates to MAQLLTAAAQGNENYTGIAARDTANALKVLTGSVRGVAGATDDRSAQEQIVATAIQVMRHSRHLIDEAKKAIASPQNPENQSRLAQAAKAVSQALNQVINCLPGQRDVDAAIKEIAAASVALTTGQYPSAGDMSFQDVQTSWSVSATALNVSASELVANSRGTHMQLAQASQKFAGKYKAMLNSGLMLAGLSKEKAARNEIVGYLRSVSMSSSKLLLGAKALSADPNAPNVKNNLAAAARGVTDAINALVTVCTAAAPGQREEPSRSQCRLVVVGNGLPQSGTVRSGQRKIRPLLQQTERRGTKASISQCHR, encoded by the exons ATGGCTCAGTTACTGACAGCTGCAGCTCAG GGAAATGAGAACTATACTGGAATCGCGGCACGTGACACGGCCAATGCTCTCAAAGTTCTTACCGGTTCTGTTCGTGGCGTTGCCGGGGCAACCGATGATCGCAGTGCGCAAGAGCAGATCGTTGCCACTGCAATTCAAGTCATGCGTCATTCGCGTCATCTCATTGacgaagcaaagaaagcgattgcTTCGCCACAGAACCCGGAAAATCAATCTCGTCTCGCTCAAGCGGCCAAAGCCGTTTCCCAGGCATTGAATCAAGTCATCAATTGTCTTCCCGGACAACGAGACGTCGATGCGGCGATCaaagaaatcgccgccgctagCGTTGCCCTCACGACGGGGCAATATCCGTCGGCGGGTGATATGTCGTTTCAGGACGTTCAAACGTCGTGGAGCGTCagcgcgacggcgttgaACGTCAGCGCGAGCGAATTGGTGGCGAATTCGCGTGGGACGCACATGCAATTGGCGCAAGCCTCGCAGAAATTCGCCGGAAAATACAAGGCCATGCTCAACTCGGGGCTCATGTTAGCTGGGCTATCGAAG GAAAAGGCTGCGCGGAATGAAATCGTTGGCTATTTGAGATCTGTCTCCATGTCGTCGAGTAAATTGCTACTTGGCGCCAAAGCGCTCTCAGCTGATCCGAACGCGCCAAACGTGAAAAACAATTTggctgcggcggcgag agGTGTTACCGATGCTATCAATGCGCTCGTAACGGTGTGCACTGCCGCGGCGCCGGGTCAACGCGAAGAGCCATCTAGATCCCAATGTCGTTTGGTCGTCGTGGGGAATGGCCTGCCTCAAAGCGGGACAGTACGAAGCGGCCAGAGAAAAATTCGGCCACTGCTTCAAC AGACAGAAAGACGCGGGACAAAGGCGAGTATTAGTCAATGCCATCGTTGA
- the LOC136188489 gene encoding histone-lysine N-methyltransferase EHMT2-like: MIDFLVKNCSKLIDKKDRDGWTALAWATDREKDTTEAVDLLLSNGADATIKDFQGNTSLHWAVSACEMDVVKLLLKRCNVNGQNKKGETALHIAARLGHGPLVRHLLSFNADCTIANNAKETPVEIAKAMRRTHAVKEMADYVNNFLRMDISKGQEPFPILCVNEVDGTLPPSDFVYIKSCVEVKGLHIDRSMESMEGCNCGQLCIERGCNCARSSKRRRLWFDSEGKINADIKKFKNPIVFECNPKCSCSSQCPNRVVQKGFKYRLELFRTLSKGWGVRAKENIPMGSMICEYAGQLITDEAANLMKDDTYLFDLDGQMDGCMCINACEYGNVSRFINYSCEPNVFPVRVFTEHHDRKFPKMIFFAEQDISVDEEICFEPSDCLQLHFLFSGQ, encoded by the exons ATGATTGACTTTTTGGTGAAAAACTGTTCCAAACTTATTGACAAAAAG GACCGTGACGGCTGGACGGCTCTCGCTTGGGCAACGGATCGAGAGAAAGACACTACAGAAGCTgtcgatcttcttctttcaaatgGAGCTGATGCCACTATCAAAGACTTt CAAGGAAACACGTCTCTTCACTGGGCCGTTTCTGCGTGCGAAATGGATGTGGTTAAGTTGCTTCTAAAGCGTTGCAATGTCAATGGCCAGAACAAGAAAGGCGAAACTGCGCT GCATATAGCAGCACGACTGGGACATGGACCATTGGTCAG ACATCTGCTAAGTTTCAACGCAGATTGCACAATTGCGAACAATGCCAAAGAAACTCCTGTCGAG ATTGCGAAGGCGATGCGTAGGACTCACGCTGTGAAGGAAATGGCCGACTATGTGAACAACTTTTTAAGAAT GGATATTTCCAAGGGACAGGAGCCTTTTCCTATTCTCTGTGTTAACGAG GTTGATGGCACGCTTCCTCCGTCAGATTTTGTGTACATTAAGTCGTGCGTCGAAGTGAAAGGACTGCACATTGATCGAAGCATGGAATCCATGGAG GGATGCAATTGCGGACAGTTGTGCATCGAACGCGGATGCAATTGTGCTCGCAGcagcaaaagacgacgtctctgGTTTGACTCC GAGGGAAAGATCAACGCAGATATCAAAAAGTTTAAAAATCCTATCGTTTTTGAATGCAATCCGAAGTGCAGCTGCTCGTCGCAGTGTCCAAACCGAGTCGTGCAGAAAGGATTTAA GTACAGACTCGAGCTTTTCAGAACGCTTTCAAAAG GGTGGGGCGTTAGAGCGAAGGAAAATATTCCAATGGGCTCAATGATATGCGA ATATGCCGGCCAATTGATTACAGACGAAGCAGCAAACCTTATGAAAGATGATACGTATCTGTTTGACCTCGAT GGTCAAATGGACGGCTGTATGTGCATCAATGCTTGTGAGTACGGCAATGTCAGTCGCTTTATTAATTACTCCTGTGAGCCAAATGTCTTTCCTGTGCGCGTCTTCACTGAGCACCAT GATAGGAAATTCCCgaaaatgattttctttGCGGAACAAGACATATCAGTTGATGAAGAAATTTG CTTTGAGCCGTCGGATTGTCTGCAACTGCATTTTCTGTTTTCGGGCcaatag
- the LOC136188493 gene encoding talin-like — MELMELIRLGGSPAINWVSHDKTLRSPGIAETQVLLLRKKFFFSDQKMDRNDPVQLNQLYAQARDAIVDGEEAINSAALQCQIVQGNDGVGKHKPGYITEELGSYLPKEYVKGKEWRGNRKALLDAAAELGLSGTWLLLLMGDPDVTQEVQDALLAKAKAVAMTTSGLGQNAKTVAGKCPDSSLQANVITATKGTATSQLVACTKIVAPTVTNPLCQEQLFNSAKQVSGAVEGTVSSAQNACSDDDALKELGMSATNVTDALQDLLRYIRDIEVGGLKGGKYKEQIEMILAATERLINSLGNAQETVKSAKTVAMATSQMVSGIKEEALGFSDEDAKKRLLAGCGQGYGRCHSKNGQRSQSLRA; from the exons ATGGAGTTAATGGAGTTAATTCGTTTAGGCGGCTCCCCCGCAA TCAATTGGGTGTCACATGACAAAACGTTGAGATCTCCAGGAATCGCGGAGACTCAAGTTCTCCTTTTGAG GAAaaagttcttcttttcggATCAGAAGATGGACCGCAATGATCCCGTTCAATTGAATCAACTCTATGCTCAAGCAAGAGACGCAATCGTAGACGGAGAAGAAGCAATCAACTCTGCAGCACTCCAATGTCAGATCGTCCAGGGAAACGATGGCGTAGGAAAGCACAAACCCGGATACATCACAGAAGA acTTGGTAGCTATTTGCCTAAGGAGTATGTGAAGGGTAAGGAGTGGAGAGGC AATCGCAAGGCTTTGTTGGATGCCGCTGCTGAGCTGGGATTATCCGGAACTTGGCTTCTCCTTCTCATGGGAGACCCGGATGTGACGCAAGAAGTTCAAGACGCTCTTCTTGCTAAAGCAAAAGCCGTTGCCATGACGACATCCGGGCTCGGGCAGAATGCAAAGACGGTGGCTGGGAAATGCCCGGATAGCTCTCTCCAAGCCAACGTCATCACTGCGACGAAAGGAACAGCAACGTCTCAATTAGTGGCGTGCACCAAG ATTGTTGCTCCTACTGTGACGAATCCTCTGTGTCAAGAACAACTCTTCAATTCGGCAAAACAAGTCTCCGGAGCCGTTGAAGGAACAGTCAGCTCAGCACAG AATGCCTGCAGCGATGATGATGCTCTGAAAGAACTTGGAatgtcggcgacgaacgtgACAGATGCACTTCAAGATCTTCTCCGCTACATTCGTGACATTGAAGTGGGCGGACTCAAAGGCGGAAAATACAAGGAACAAATCGAGATGATTCTCGCCGCAACAGAACGACTCATCAACAGTCTCGGAAACGCACAGGAAACAGTCAAATCAGCAAAAACAGTTGCTATG GCAACTTCTCAAATGGTTTCCGGTATCAAAGAGGAAGCGTTGGGCTTCTCAGATGAAGATGCGAAGAAGCGTCTGTTGGCTGGCTGCGGCCAGGGGTATGGCAGATGCCACAGCAAAAATGGCCAACGAAGCCAAAGTCTCCGCGCGTGA